Proteins encoded by one window of Scatophagus argus isolate fScaArg1 chromosome 8, fScaArg1.pri, whole genome shotgun sequence:
- the birc5b gene encoding baculoviral IAP repeat-containing protein 5b isoform X2 — MASIDVLMTRFYSYGKMYSQDLREQSFVDWPFREECNCTPEKMAKAGFVHCPSQNEPDVACCFFCLIELEGWEPDDDPWSEHIKRSPNCGFLTMKKDFTELTVAEFCLMEKERLKRKVCHKKMAYLKDEIDHKLESLKSQLETL, encoded by the exons ATGGCCAGCATAGATGTGTTGATGACAAGGTTTTACTCTTATGGCAAAATGTACAGCCAGGATTTACGTGAACAAAGCTTTGTAGACTGGCCATTCAGAGAGGAATGTAACTGCACACCTGAAAAG ATGGCCAAGGCTGGGTTTGTCCACTGCCCCAGTCAGAATGAGCCTGATGTTGCCTGCTGTTTCTTCTGTCTGATTGAGCTTGAGGGTTGGGAGCCAGATGATGATCCCTG GTCTGAACATATAAAACGCTCCCCAAACTGTGGATTCTTAACCATGAAGAAAGACTTCACTGAACTAACTGTGGCTGAATTCTGTCTTATGGAAAAGGAGAGGCTAAAG aggAAGGTTTGTCATAAGAAGATGGCATATTTGAAGGATGAAATAGACCATAAGCTTGAGAGCCTTAAATCTCAGTTGGAGACACTTTGA
- the birc5b gene encoding baculoviral IAP repeat-containing protein 5b isoform X1, with amino-acid sequence MASIDVLMTRFYSYGKMYSQDLREQSFVDWPFREECNCTPEKMAKAGFVHCPSQNEPDVACCFFCLIELEGWEPDDDPWSEHIKRSPNCGFLTMKKDFTELTVAEFCLMEKERLKVYHRKVCHKKMAYLKDEIDHKLESLKSQLETL; translated from the exons ATGGCCAGCATAGATGTGTTGATGACAAGGTTTTACTCTTATGGCAAAATGTACAGCCAGGATTTACGTGAACAAAGCTTTGTAGACTGGCCATTCAGAGAGGAATGTAACTGCACACCTGAAAAG ATGGCCAAGGCTGGGTTTGTCCACTGCCCCAGTCAGAATGAGCCTGATGTTGCCTGCTGTTTCTTCTGTCTGATTGAGCTTGAGGGTTGGGAGCCAGATGATGATCCCTG GTCTGAACATATAAAACGCTCCCCAAACTGTGGATTCTTAACCATGAAGAAAGACTTCACTGAACTAACTGTGGCTGAATTCTGTCTTATGGAAAAGGAGAGGCTAAAGGTGTACCAT aggAAGGTTTGTCATAAGAAGATGGCATATTTGAAGGATGAAATAGACCATAAGCTTGAGAGCCTTAAATCTCAGTTGGAGACACTTTGA
- the neurod4 gene encoding neurogenic differentiation factor 4, which produces MMTKPFGKSGNVSELVSSLSWLEEEDASSQDGEESPETRGRHGLTVGSRIHSCTEMGSEDMEEEEEEDEEDEIGPNGENAPKRRGPKKKKMTKARQERFRARRVKANARERSRMHGLNDALDNLRRVMPCYSKTQKLSKIETLRLARNYIWALSEVLESGQSPESHGFVEMLCKGLSQPTSNLVAGCLQLGSSPMMLNKQEDKCGGLGVSGVGTQAGHPLSYPSPGLPSPPYGSLEASHLLHMKGFKGHVYDNPSPNECSSGTPPYDGPLTPPLSISGNFALKQEPSPHESDRNYTPHPGHHAHYLSSQHYPSSATGSLPGGPQGHPLFQASRYELPLDVAFDTFTPSHLITSQMGTI; this is translated from the coding sequence ATGATGACCAAACCATTTGGAAAGAGTGGCAATGTGAGTGAGCTGGTGAGCTCCCTGAGctggctggaggaggaggacgccAGCTCTCAGGATGGAGAAGAAAGCCCAGAGACAAGGGGCCGCCATGGCCTGACTGTAGGGAGTCGAATCCACTCCTGTACAGAAATGGGCAGTGAGGAtatggaggaagaagaggaagaggatgaggaggatgaaatTGGACCAAATGGAGAAAACGCTCCCAAAAGGAGAGGccctaagaagaagaagatgaccAAAGCTAGACAGGAGAGGTTTCGCGCCAGGCGAGTCAAGGCCAATGCCAGAGAACGTTCACGTATGCACGGGCTGAACGATGCTCTGGATAATCTCCGCAGAGTGATGCCCTGCTACTCCAAGACACAGAAGCTGTCAAAGATTGAGACTCTACGACTCGCCCGTAACTACATCTGGGCTCTGTCAGAGGTGCTTGAGAGTGGCCAATCCCCAGAGAGCCATGGCTTTGTGGAGATGCTGTGTAAAGGTCTGTCTCAGCCCACCAGCAACCTCGTGGCCGGCTGCTTGCAGCTAGGATCCAGTCCGATGATGCTCAACAAGCAGGAGGACAAGTGTGGAGGCCTGGGAGTCAGTGGTGTGGGGACTCAGGCTGGCCATCCCCTCAGCTACCCATCTCCAGGCCTTCCCAGCCCCCCCTATGGCTCCCTGGAGGCTTCCCACCTCCTCCATATGAAGGGATTCAAGGGGCATGTATATGACAACCCCTCCCCTAACGAGTGCAGCAGCGGCACCCCACCATATGATGGGCCCCTCACTCCCCCTCTGAGCATCAGTGGCAACTTTGCCCTGAAGCAAGAGCCTTCTCCCCATGAGTCCGATAGGAACTACACTCCCCACCCGGGCCACCATGCCCACTACCTCTCCTCCCAACATTACCCCTCTTCTGCGACTGGCAGCTTACCAGGGGGGCCTCAGGGCCACCCACTTTTTCAGGCTTCACGCTATGAGCTGCCCCTGGATGTGGCCTTTGACACCTTCACTCCCTCTCACCTGATCACTTCTCAGATGGGCACCATTTGA